One segment of Oscillospiraceae bacterium MB08-C2-2 DNA contains the following:
- the rplW gene encoding 50S ribosomal protein L23, translating into MKAPQDIILAPVITERSMSGIAIKKYTFKVAKDAGKIEIRHAVESLFPGTKVKAVNTMHVRGHERRQGRYTGFTPSWKKAIVTVTEDSKGIEFFESMV; encoded by the coding sequence ATGAAAGCACCACAGGATATTATTCTGGCTCCGGTTATCACCGAGCGCAGCATGTCCGGAATCGCCATCAAGAAATATACCTTCAAGGTAGCCAAGGATGCCGGCAAGATCGAGATCCGCCACGCGGTGGAAAGCCTCTTCCCCGGTACCAAGGTTAAGGCGGTCAACACCATGCATGTCCGTGGCCATGAGCGTCGGCAGGGCCGTTACACCGGCTTTACCCCCAGCTGGAAAAAGGCCATTGTTACTGTCACTGAGGACAGCAAGGGCATCGAGTTCTTCGAGAGCATGGTCTAA
- a CDS encoding BTAD domain-containing putative transcriptional regulator produces MRKIKHDVGQLPLKITMFGEFSITSGDAHISDTSMRTHQLWHLMEYLIAYRHRSITQGELIEALWPDDNIENPANALKNLVYRVRSALAAHGFPGAKRIVLYEMGRYHWNNDIPCEVDTERFVQLCQAVSNSGLSIQERIDHYKAIVELYKGDFVAASRYESWVVPLSVEYRNMYFKCVHEVLELLQESQQYKTMEEICRKALAIDPFEQSTHKYLMMSLIHQGEQAQAIAHYNALTDLYYRELGVSLSTEMRQMYQAISRKIHDVEIDLDLVKEELREPKDVDGAFYCEYEVFKNMYRIRARTAARSGQAVFIGLLTVTDLAGEALDLKAQTKAMDGLFCIIRDSLRKGDIYARFSTSQYVLMLPTLTYENCERVLGRIVKKYKQTYRPKTTMIHVKLRPLDPVEL; encoded by the coding sequence ATGCGGAAGATTAAACATGATGTTGGCCAGCTGCCGCTGAAAATCACGATGTTTGGCGAATTCAGCATAACTTCGGGCGATGCGCATATTTCCGATACCAGTATGCGCACCCATCAGCTTTGGCATCTTATGGAATATTTGATAGCGTATCGCCATCGGAGCATTACACAGGGTGAGCTTATTGAGGCTTTGTGGCCGGATGATAACATCGAAAATCCCGCCAACGCCCTTAAAAATTTGGTTTATCGTGTCCGTTCGGCTTTGGCTGCTCATGGATTTCCTGGCGCCAAGCGTATTGTGCTGTATGAGATGGGGCGTTACCACTGGAATAACGATATTCCCTGTGAGGTGGATACAGAGCGCTTTGTTCAGCTTTGTCAGGCTGTTTCCAACTCCGGCCTGAGTATACAGGAGCGTATTGATCACTACAAAGCCATTGTGGAGCTGTATAAAGGTGATTTTGTAGCAGCCTCTCGTTATGAAAGCTGGGTTGTGCCCTTAAGTGTGGAATACCGAAATATGTATTTCAAATGTGTCCATGAGGTTTTGGAGCTTTTGCAGGAATCTCAGCAGTATAAAACCATGGAAGAGATTTGCCGCAAGGCTTTGGCCATCGATCCTTTTGAGCAATCCACTCACAAATACCTGATGATGTCTTTGATTCATCAAGGGGAGCAGGCTCAGGCCATTGCCCACTACAATGCCCTCACCGATCTTTATTATCGGGAGCTGGGAGTCAGCCTTTCAACAGAAATGCGCCAGATGTACCAGGCGATTTCCCGCAAAATCCATGATGTTGAAATTGATCTGGATCTGGTTAAAGAAGAGCTGCGGGAGCCCAAGGATGTAGATGGTGCTTTTTACTGTGAATATGAAGTGTTTAAAAATATGTATCGTATTCGCGCCAGAACGGCCGCACGCTCTGGACAAGCTGTTTTTATCGGCCTTTTGACGGTTACAGATTTGGCGGGGGAGGCTCTGGATTTAAAGGCGCAGACCAAGGCAATGGATGGCCTGTTCTGCATCATCCGGGATAGCCTGCGCAAAGGGGATATATACGCCCGGTTCAGCACCTCGCAGTATGTGCTGATGCTGCCCACTCTGACTTATGAAAATTGCGAGCGGGTGCTGGGGCGCATCGTGAAAAAATACAAGCAAACCTACCGCCCTAAAACCACCATGATTCATGTGAAGCTGCGGCCTTTAGATCCGGTGGAGCTTTAA
- the alr gene encoding alanine racemase — MPEFLKRSWAVVNLDHLAHNVGVIREQLQPACMLMGVVKADAYGHGECYISAELERLGVNWFGVSNINEAIALREQGIEKPILIFGATPPEHAGALSRHSITQAVYSLEYAGLLQAAAADAGVTLQMHIKVDTGMSRLGFVAAEDKWEQTVEDITKACRLPNLRAQGIFTHFASADELDEDGAGYTSRQFEAFEQIILQLSERGILFELHHCCNSAGVMNYPHMHMDMVRPGILLYGLLPSGDCAGKLDIKPVMELYSSVSMVKEIPENTAVSYGRIYHSHRPTRVATVAIGYADGYERALSNKSRMLVRGQYANVIGRVCMDQLMLDVTHIPEVSAGDLVTIVGQDGENTLTFDEMAELCGTVNYEKVCLLGRRVPRVYRRNGKDIVVVDYSRIPVK; from the coding sequence ATGCCTGAATTTTTAAAACGGAGCTGGGCTGTAGTCAATCTGGATCATCTGGCGCACAATGTCGGGGTGATCCGGGAGCAGCTCCAGCCTGCGTGTATGCTTATGGGAGTGGTCAAGGCAGATGCCTACGGCCACGGGGAATGTTATATATCCGCCGAGCTGGAAAGGCTGGGTGTCAACTGGTTCGGTGTTTCTAATATCAACGAGGCAATTGCTCTTCGGGAGCAGGGAATTGAAAAGCCCATTCTTATTTTTGGCGCTACCCCGCCGGAGCACGCTGGGGCGCTGAGCCGGCACAGCATTACCCAAGCGGTTTACTCGCTGGAATATGCCGGCCTTCTTCAAGCGGCGGCGGCGGATGCGGGCGTTACATTGCAGATGCATATTAAGGTGGATACCGGCATGTCCCGTCTGGGCTTTGTGGCGGCGGAGGATAAATGGGAACAAACGGTGGAGGACATTACCAAGGCATGCCGCCTCCCCAACCTGCGGGCACAGGGGATTTTCACCCACTTTGCCAGCGCCGATGAGTTGGATGAGGATGGCGCCGGGTATACCAGCCGGCAGTTCGAAGCCTTTGAACAAATCATTTTGCAGTTGAGTGAGCGGGGGATTCTCTTTGAGCTGCACCACTGCTGCAACAGCGCCGGTGTGATGAACTATCCCCATATGCATATGGATATGGTGCGGCCCGGTATTTTGCTTTATGGGCTTCTGCCCAGCGGGGACTGTGCCGGCAAACTGGATATTAAGCCGGTGATGGAGCTGTATTCATCTGTTTCTATGGTTAAGGAAATCCCGGAGAATACCGCTGTCAGCTATGGGCGGATTTATCACTCCCATCGCCCGACCCGGGTTGCCACTGTGGCTATTGGCTATGCCGATGGCTATGAGCGGGCGCTTTCCAACAAATCTCGGATGCTGGTGCGGGGGCAATATGCCAATGTCATAGGCCGGGTGTGTATGGATCAGCTAATGCTGGATGTGACCCATATCCCGGAGGTATCTGCCGGGGATTTGGTTACCATTGTAGGGCAGGATGGCGAAAACACCCTGACCTTTGATGAAATGGCGGAGCTTTGCGGCACTGTAAATTATGAGAAGGTCTGCCTTTTGGGGCGACGTGTGCCCCGGGTTTACCGCAGGAATGGCAAAGATATCGTGGTGGTGGATTACAGCAGAATCCCGGTGAAATAG
- a CDS encoding MFS transporter: MKTRWLRLSAAVVLLISLGLIYAWSVFVSPLEAEFGWVRAQTTMTFTVVMSCFCLGCLGGGFITAKKSPRLALMLSAVLLFSGFILASRVSTLMGLYLSYGVCIGFGVGLSYNVLINITSRWFPDRKGLASGIMLMGFGLGSMLLSSTATAMMKSIGWRQTFMLFGLIFGGLIALGGLTVAKPPQDFAPPVPEKAAGAFQGLNLPPLKVLQRPSFWLFYFFSIMLTSSGLVVIGHAATAAMDLQANQSTAALSVGVFSICNGLGRILFGLIFDRLEVSKALRVALIPTGLGGALLTVAILQGSLPLLFIGFAFAGFSYGAIANYNSSYPAAFYGMENFGLNFSLMTSNILFSSVLGPYVAAALRDATGTYAASFLAILIMGLAAGVASLFIRKP, encoded by the coding sequence ATGAAAACCCGTTGGCTGCGTCTGAGCGCAGCGGTAGTACTGCTGATTTCCCTTGGCCTTATTTACGCCTGGTCTGTTTTTGTCAGCCCTCTGGAGGCCGAATTTGGCTGGGTAAGAGCTCAAACCACCATGACCTTTACTGTGGTTATGTCCTGTTTTTGTTTGGGCTGTCTTGGAGGCGGCTTTATTACCGCAAAAAAATCCCCACGTCTGGCGCTCATGCTATCGGCCGTTCTTTTGTTTTCAGGATTTATTCTGGCTTCCCGAGTGAGCACCCTCATGGGACTATATCTTTCTTATGGTGTGTGCATCGGCTTCGGTGTCGGGCTTTCTTATAATGTACTGATCAACATCACCAGCCGCTGGTTCCCCGATCGCAAAGGGCTTGCCTCCGGCATTATGCTTATGGGCTTTGGCCTTGGGAGCATGCTTCTTTCTTCCACGGCTACTGCTATGATGAAAAGCATCGGCTGGCGGCAGACCTTTATGCTGTTCGGCCTTATCTTCGGTGGATTAATTGCCTTAGGCGGCCTGACTGTGGCAAAGCCTCCGCAGGATTTTGCTCCGCCGGTTCCCGAAAAAGCGGCCGGTGCTTTTCAGGGGTTAAACCTGCCTCCTCTCAAGGTGTTACAGCGGCCCTCCTTTTGGCTGTTTTATTTCTTCTCGATCATGCTTACTTCCAGCGGCCTCGTCGTAATTGGACATGCCGCTACAGCCGCCATGGATTTGCAGGCCAATCAATCCACCGCCGCTTTGTCGGTGGGTGTATTCTCCATCTGCAACGGTCTGGGCCGCATTTTGTTTGGCCTGATTTTTGACAGGCTGGAAGTATCCAAGGCCCTGCGTGTAGCTCTGATCCCCACTGGATTGGGGGGTGCCTTGCTGACAGTGGCGATCCTGCAAGGGAGCCTGCCTCTGCTGTTTATCGGCTTTGCCTTCGCCGGCTTCTCTTACGGCGCCATCGCCAATTACAATTCCAGCTACCCTGCCGCCTTCTATGGCATGGAGAATTTCGGGCTGAATTTCAGCCTTATGACCTCCAACATTCTTTTCTCCTCTGTGCTTGGCCCTTATGTGGCCGCCGCCCTGCGGGATGCAACCGGTACATACGCCGCTTCTTTTCTGGCCATTTTAATTATGGGTCTGGCCGCAGGGGTTGCTTCCCTGTTTATTCGCAAACCTTAA
- the rpsJ gene encoding 30S ribosomal protein S10 — MAVKEKIRIRLKGYDPQLVDASSAKIVETAKRTGARVSGPIPLPTEKEIVTVLRAVHKYKDSREQFEMRTHKRLIDILRPSNKTMEALTSLELPAGVEVEIKL; from the coding sequence GTGGCAGTCAAGGAAAAAATTCGGATCAGACTAAAAGGATACGACCCTCAGTTGGTGGATGCCTCTTCGGCTAAGATCGTGGAGACAGCCAAGCGGACCGGAGCCCGTGTAAGCGGCCCCATCCCCCTTCCCACCGAAAAAGAGATCGTAACCGTTCTCCGTGCTGTTCATAAGTACAAGGACAGCCGTGAGCAGTTTGAGATGAGAACCCACAAAAGACTCATTGACATTCTGAGACCTTCCAACAAAACAATGGAAGCCCTCACTAGTCTTGAGCTCCCTGCTGGCGTCGAAGTTGAAATTAAACTTTAA
- a CDS encoding inositol monophosphatase family protein gives MNLEKLHQEVIRLVLEAGRLAKEKSVTGIKAKGAFDFVTQTDQMVDALLRKELAELLPGSHFVTEENDDRDYSYVEPTWVVDPIDGTSNLIFGMNQSAVSVALLVEGVPTSGVVYNPFTDELFTALRGAGAYLNGEPIHVSGHRTMGETLIGVGTNPYNKENTAVTFAIIEAVFRDCVDIRRMGAGALDICLVACGRLGGFFEKNLKPWDIAAGMVILLEAGGVCVGWDGKPLALTGPEDVLCSNGFLQETLMGYISRKG, from the coding sequence ATGAATTTGGAAAAGCTTCATCAGGAGGTAATCCGGCTGGTGCTGGAAGCAGGACGTTTGGCCAAAGAAAAAAGTGTAACCGGCATCAAGGCCAAGGGCGCTTTTGATTTTGTTACTCAAACCGATCAGATGGTGGATGCCCTTTTGCGCAAGGAGCTGGCAGAGCTTTTGCCGGGGAGCCACTTTGTAACGGAAGAGAACGATGACCGTGATTACAGCTATGTGGAGCCCACTTGGGTGGTAGATCCTATTGATGGAACCAGCAACCTGATTTTTGGCATGAACCAGTCCGCCGTTTCGGTGGCCTTGCTGGTGGAGGGGGTTCCAACCTCTGGTGTGGTATACAATCCCTTTACCGACGAACTGTTTACTGCTCTGCGGGGAGCCGGCGCCTATCTCAACGGGGAACCCATTCATGTTTCCGGGCACCGCACCATGGGTGAAACCCTTATTGGTGTGGGAACCAACCCTTATAATAAAGAAAATACAGCCGTAACCTTTGCTATTATTGAGGCTGTCTTCCGGGATTGTGTGGATATCCGCAGAATGGGAGCCGGCGCGTTGGATATCTGTCTGGTAGCCTGCGGGCGGCTGGGCGGCTTCTTTGAGAAAAACCTGAAGCCTTGGGATATTGCCGCAGGTATGGTGATTTTGCTGGAGGCCGGGGGCGTATGCGTTGGATGGGATGGCAAGCCTCTTGCTTTGACTGGGCCGGAGGATGTTTTGTGCTCCAACGGCTTTTTGCAGGAAACACTGATGGGGTATATTTCCCGAAAGGGGTAA
- the rplD gene encoding 50S ribosomal protein L4: MPKVTVYDMTGKSVGDMELADTVFGINPSKSVMHAAVVNYLANQRQGTQSTLTRTEVQGGGRKPWRQKGTGHARQGSIRAPQWRHGGIALGPKPRDYSYSLNKKVKRLAIKSAFSSKVLDNDMIVVDSITLDAYKTKDMVKMLTALGAKKKALIVMPSVDDKIIRSAGNIPGVKTAIPGTLNVYDILNCDTFIVAKDAVTKIAEVYA, from the coding sequence ATGCCTAAAGTAACAGTATATGATATGACCGGCAAATCGGTCGGCGATATGGAGCTTGCGGATACCGTTTTTGGTATTAACCCCAGCAAGTCCGTTATGCACGCCGCGGTTGTGAATTACCTCGCCAATCAGCGTCAGGGCACACAGTCCACACTGACCCGGACCGAGGTACAGGGAGGCGGCCGCAAGCCCTGGAGACAAAAAGGAACCGGACATGCCCGCCAGGGTTCCATCCGGGCTCCCCAGTGGAGACACGGCGGTATTGCCTTGGGCCCCAAGCCCCGGGATTACAGCTACTCTCTCAACAAAAAGGTGAAGAGACTGGCCATTAAATCGGCTTTCTCCTCCAAGGTGCTGGATAACGATATGATCGTTGTTGATTCCATCACACTGGATGCCTACAAAACCAAGGATATGGTCAAAATGCTGACCGCTCTTGGCGCAAAGAAAAAGGCCCTTATCGTGATGCCCAGCGTGGATGACAAAATCATCCGCAGTGCTGGCAACATCCCCGGCGTCAAAACCGCAATCCCCGGTACCCTCAATGTGTACGACATTCTTAACTGCGACACATTTATTGTGGCAAAAGATGCCGTGACCAAGATCGCGGAGGTGTATGCATAA
- a CDS encoding DUF1266 domain-containing protein, with product MSVKRFFALLLSVVLMLSVAGCAQADPEVDTELQRKLAFGAVLAQRNGMDFTTLGPMNDLDKLRHKEMLVTYWGILDYDTAVSTMERLLYDGMTASTDDFIGSDELMAIFSGRMEVTSEVKQYLAADLADYQKAIDFLEEYGYEREKLGAMTTSIAWDLDRLVTVARWCVGVEYLTKEEAMPYIDEAVSKAVDSYESWEDYFAGVVLGRCLTYDGDVEQNRQVADDLLKNKNSIYKKVDFKLAV from the coding sequence ATGAGTGTCAAACGTTTTTTTGCTTTGCTGCTTAGTGTGGTGCTTATGCTCAGCGTAGCGGGCTGTGCACAGGCTGACCCGGAGGTGGATACCGAGCTCCAGCGCAAGCTGGCCTTCGGCGCCGTTCTGGCTCAGCGCAATGGGATGGATTTCACCACTCTTGGCCCTATGAACGATCTGGATAAGTTGCGCCATAAGGAAATGCTGGTTACATACTGGGGCATTTTGGATTACGATACAGCGGTATCCACTATGGAGCGCCTTCTTTATGATGGCATGACCGCTTCTACCGATGATTTTATTGGTTCCGATGAGCTGATGGCTATTTTCAGCGGACGCATGGAGGTTACTTCCGAAGTCAAGCAATATCTGGCGGCGGATTTGGCCGATTACCAAAAGGCCATAGACTTTTTGGAGGAGTATGGTTACGAGCGGGAGAAGCTGGGGGCCATGACCACTTCTATAGCATGGGATTTGGATCGCCTTGTCACCGTAGCCCGGTGGTGCGTGGGCGTGGAATATCTCACCAAGGAAGAAGCTATGCCTTATATCGATGAAGCGGTTTCCAAGGCTGTGGATAGTTATGAGAGCTGGGAAGATTATTTTGCCGGTGTGGTTCTGGGCCGCTGCCTGACCTATGATGGTGATGTGGAGCAAAACCGGCAGGTGGCCGACGATTTGCTCAAGAACAAAAACAGCATCTATAAAAAGGTTGACTTTAAGCTGGCTGTTTAA
- the rplC gene encoding 50S ribosomal protein L3, producing the protein MQKCIVGKKIGMTQIFDENGKVIPVTVLEAGPCVVVQKKTVENDGYEAVQIGYGDISDKAASKPLKGHFAKSDLPVKRHLKEFRLDDCSAVSVGDIIKPDTFVVGDTVDVCGVSKGKGYAGTVKRHNGAIQKKSHGGGPVHRHAGSMGACSTPSRVMKGKKLPGHMGAEQVTVQNLDVVKIDAENNLIALRGAVPGPKGGIVYLTDSVKQA; encoded by the coding sequence ATGCAAAAATGCATCGTAGGCAAAAAAATCGGCATGACCCAGATTTTTGACGAGAACGGAAAAGTGATCCCTGTAACCGTTTTGGAAGCTGGCCCCTGTGTTGTCGTTCAAAAGAAAACAGTCGAAAACGACGGCTACGAAGCCGTGCAGATCGGCTATGGCGACATCTCGGATAAGGCTGCAAGCAAACCCCTCAAGGGCCACTTTGCAAAATCCGATCTGCCTGTCAAGCGCCATCTGAAGGAGTTTCGTTTAGACGATTGCTCCGCTGTCAGCGTAGGCGACATCATCAAGCCCGATACCTTTGTGGTGGGCGATACTGTTGATGTTTGCGGCGTGTCCAAAGGTAAAGGCTATGCCGGTACCGTTAAGCGTCACAATGGCGCTATCCAGAAGAAATCCCACGGTGGCGGCCCTGTTCATCGGCACGCCGGTTCCATGGGCGCCTGCTCCACACCTTCCCGTGTTATGAAGGGCAAGAAACTGCCTGGTCACATGGGCGCTGAGCAGGTCACCGTTCAAAATCTCGATGTTGTGAAGATCGACGCTGAGAACAACCTGATTGCGCTGCGGGGCGCTGTGCCCGGCCCTAAGGGCGGCATCGTTTACCTGACTGACAGCGTCAAGCAGGCTTAA